The genomic segment TAATCAACGCAATGCTAAAGTAATTTGTCTTTCTGCTGAAACTTCAACGGGAACTTGATAGTTAGCACCACCAATACGACGAACTTTTAATTCTAAGTGAGGTTGAATGTTTTCAATTGCTTTATTAAAAATTTCAACAGGATCTTGACCAGTTTTTTCTTTTATGATATCAAATGCATCATAAATAATAGTTTGAGCAATACCCCTTTTACCATCTAACATAATTTTGTTAATGGCACGTGTAACTAATTTTGAGTTGTACTTTGGATCTGCTAAAACGTCTCTTTTTTCGGCTTGATTTTTACGCATGTTTTTTAGGTCCTTTCATTTTTTTCTTGTTTAATCATAATTGTGGTTGATTTCAACGGTGTTATAATTATTGAATATCTTTTATTTCTTAGGTTTTTTAGTTCCGTACAATGAACGAGATTTTTGACGGTTATTTACAGATTGAGTATCTAGTGTTCCACGAACTATATGGTAACGTACTCCGGGTAAATCTTTAACTCTTCCACCACGAATAAGTACAACTGAGTGTTCTTGCAGGTTATGCCCTTCTCCAGGTATATAAGCATTAACTTCCATTCCGTTTGTTAATCTTACACGTGCGTATTTACGTAGGGCAGAGTTAGGCTTTTTAGGTGTCATTGTAGCAACACGAGTACATACTCCTCTTTTTTGAGGTGATGAAACTTTAGTTACTTTCTTTTTTAAAGAGTTAACCCCTCTATTTAGAGCAGGTGCTTTTGTTTTTCAAGTTTTAGCTTTACGATTTGTTTTAACTAATTGATTAATTGTTGGCATTGATATTTCCTCCCTTCACAATTCCGTGTGTGTTGAACTCACCAATAATAATTATAAAGCATTAATTTAAAAAAATAGTTATTTACTTAAAAAAACAATAACTTATTTTAAATGAGTTAACAAAACTTTAAAATAAAAACTATCCTTATTAAAAACTGAAAAAATAAAATCTACAGTTTATTAATTAACTAATACTAGTAAAAGTTGGGTTGATAATTCATCACCTTCACATTATATTATTATTGTATCAACTTATATATGATTTCAAATTGTTATAAATTTCTTTTAATTTCATTGTTTTGGTATTTATTTTGTTTAAACACTCTTTTTTTAAGCTTCCAAAGAAATACTCTGACTCTCTGTTATCTAAAGAATTGCCTATTCTACTCATAGAAGTTTTGCCCTCATTTTTTTAATTTTATTGACAACATCATGTGATAAATACTGAAAATTATGATCAGAATGTCAAATGAAATTTTTTCTATTAAGTTTGCTTAAAGTGTCAACCACCAATGATACATCATTAGTTTCGGACAGCTCCCAAGATTCTACTTTTTTAGTTTTATGAACAATAGCAATTGATAAATAAATATGGTTTTGAAGACAATATGCAGGCATATAATAAACATATGTTGCTATTATATTATTAATAGACGGGTTGTAGTTTATATTAACAAAATCATTGTATTTAACATTTGTTTTTTTACTTCTTGCTTGCTTTTGCTTTTAAGCGTAAATGTTGTGATACCTCACTTTGTCATGTAATTACGAAGAGTTATATCGCTTATTATTATCCCGTTTTGAGATAATATAATAGCTATTCTTCTACTCCATAAATACATTTACTTAGATTAGCAATTCCAAAACCTTATTTTTTAAATAATCAGATTTTAAACCAGCTTTTTCTAAGTATCTTGAAATTTGTTCTGATCATTCAACACTAGTAGTGCCTATCAAAATAGGATTACCCTTTTCATTAATTTATTTAAAATCAATTATTATTATTATTATTATTATTTTTAGTGCTACATTTTTAGTGCCAATGTATAATCAGATTCATCGTTTAAATCATTAATAATTGAGAATATGTCAGAGTCATCTCTTTTGTGAGTCCTACCGTTTCATTGCTTTGTTTGTATTACATTCACACCTATATTATTAACTAAAATGCTTTTCAGTATAATTCTTCGTGTTAAATTTTGCATTCTGACTGGTTTTCCTGTTGTTAATAGCTACTTTAAAAGCATTCTTCATACTTGCCTCATTTCAATTTTATCATTTTAGGTCATTGTTCTTTTGTTAAATATTTAAAATAAAAAAACCTACCTTTCTTTTTAGAAGTGTAGATTTTATATTTCCCATTTATTAAAGGTAGTTTTTATTTTATAAATATTTTTTAACATTTAACTTTTTTATTCAAAATCAATTTAACTTTTTTTCATTTTTTCAATTTCTCTTTTATTAGCTAAAACAAAATGATTGTCTGAGAACTCTACAAACTTTGGCATGTCAAAAATATAATCGTAATGTTCTTTTCAAGGGCGATATTCAATAAGTTCTTTATCAAAAACATAATCTGGATCTGGAACTGGAATTGCTGATAATAAACTTTTAGTATAAGGATGTAATGGATTTTTAAATAGTTCTTCAGCTAATGCCATTTCGACAATTTCGCCATGATAAATAACAGCAATTCTATCAGCAATAAATTTAACAACAGATAGATCATGGGTTACAAAGAAATATGTTAAGCCATAATCTTCTTTAAATTGTTGAAATAAATTTAAAACTTGTGCTCTAATAGAAACATCAAGAGCTGATATTGGTTCATCAGCTATTATAATTTTGGGTTTCAATGCAAGGCTTCTAGCGATTCCTATACGTTGTTTTTGTCCACCTGAAAATTCATGGGGGTATCTTGATAAATGTTCTGGTAGCAACCCAACAGATTCTATCAATTTTAAAATTACATATTTTTTAACTTCATTAAAATTTTTAATATTATCTTTGGATATTATATTGTTTAATTCTTGAGAATTATAATAATCAATATATTCATCAAGTATCTCATCAGATTTATATAACTCTTGAAAATTTTCTAAACCTTCAGCAATAACGTTTTCAACAGACATCCTTTCGTTTAGCGAAGACCCTGGATCTTGAAAAATCATTTGAATGTTTTTTCTGTTTTGACGTTTTTGTTGCTTTGTTGGGATACTAAATAAATAAGATTCTTGGACTAAATCATCAATTGATGGCAGTTTTAAATATTTTATTAATTCAACAATATTATTAGTTTGTCTTTCATTAAGAGCAATTTTTTTGTTTTTTCATTTTCAAAATTCTTTAATTATATTTAAATCTGTAATATAAAGATCTATCAACTCTTGATTATCATTGCTTTCTTCTGCTAGTTTGTCATTTAAAATTTTTGCCTCTTTTGAAATACTTATTTTTTGATTAATGACATCAACTAGTGCTAACTTAAAATCTAACTTTTTAATGTAAATTTGATCATAATAAGATTTTATAATTTTGTTTTTATTATCTCTTGGAGCTGAAAGATCAAGATTTTGTTTTTCTAAATGTTTTGCTATGTTTATTCTTCTAAGAATCTTATCGTTATTTAATTTAATAAGTTCTAGCTTAGTAAAAATGAAGTGCAATAACTCTATAAAAGAAGTTTGCTTCTTATTTTTTATAACTTCATTAACCTTGTTCTGTATTTCATCAAGATCAAAAAAGTCTAAACTTATTTTTTCTTTTAATTTAAGAAAAATATCTTTTGTGTCTACATTTTTGGCTAAAATAGAATTTTCTAATTCAATTGGCACTTCAGGAATGTAATTGTGAATATTAGTAACAAATTGATTAATTCGTTCAAAGTTTTTAATGTTTTGATTAATAAATTTTAAACAATCTTTTGTTAAATGGTGAATTAAAGCTATTTTTGAGCTAGCAAACACTTTTTTTCAGTTTGCTTTTATCAACATTTCAGGATTATCTTTATATTTAACATAAGAAAGTTTTAATTGAAAAATTAATTTTTCAATATAATTGCAGTTTACTATATATTTATTTTCTATAACATAAATATTTTTGTTTATTTGCTGATTTAGTTTATAAAGAGATGTTGGTTGACCAGCTACAATTTGATTATCTAAATATATAGAACCATCCTTTATTTCTTGAACACCAGCTATTGCTCGACCAATAGTTGTTTTTCCAGAACCAGATTCACCCACCAATCCAAAGATTTCTTGTTTATAAATATCAAAAGAAACATTTTTAACAGCTTGGAATTTTCTACCCTTATTTCTAAATTCAATAACTAAATCTCGGACATTTAATAAAACTTCTTTATCGTCTTTTAACATATTTAGCTACCTTTTTTAATTCTTTCTAATATTTCTTTTGGTGGTTCAACTTTTTTTGAATTATCGTGTAACAACCAGGTTTTAGCATAATGAGTTTCAGTGACTTTAAACATTGGTGGTTCATGTATATAATCAATTGCAAGAGCGTGTTTATTCCTTGGAGCAAAAGCATCACCTTTAATTTCATTGAATAAACTGGGTGGTGTACCAGCTATAGAATAAATTCTTTCACCTTTTGTTCCTAACTGAGGTAAAGATAAAAGTAGCGCTCAAGTGTATGGATGTTTTGGTTGTTTAAAAATTTCATGACTAGTTCCAATTTCTACAATTTGACCTGCATACATAACAGCCACACGATCCGCAATACTAGCAACTACACCTAAATCATGAGTAATAAAAATAACAGAAAATTTGTATATTTTTTGTAAATCTTTAATCAACTTTAAAATTTGAGCTTGAATAGTTACATCAAGTGCTGTTGTTGGTTCATCACAAATTAAAATTTTTGGTTTACAAGCTAAAGCAATTGCAATAACAACTCTTTGTCTCATTCCACCAGAATACTGACCAGGAATATCTTTATAACGTGTTTTAGCATCAGGTATCCCAACTTGTTCTAATAATATGATTGCTTGTTTTTTGGCTTCTTCTCTCGAATAATGCGATTGTCTTCTTAAGATTTCAGTAATTTGAAAACCAACCGTTAATAAAGGATTTAAAGAAGTCATTGGATCTTGAAATATTGTTGCAATCGTTTTACCTCTTAGTTCTCGCATAGATTTATTTGCATTTTTTTTGTTGGTAATATAATTTTTAGAAATTTGATCTCAATCAAACATTAAGTTAATAAAGTGTTCTTTGTCAACTGTCTTATGATTGATGATTTGATCATAAATAGCCTTTAATTCAAATTCTAAATTACTTAAAAAACTTTTATTGGTGAAGTAATTATCAATTTGTTTTTGCAAAGATTCACTTATAGCAATATCGCTATCAATAAAAGCTTCAATAGCTGCAATAACTTTTCGAAGTGTATTTTTTTCAAAGTTATTCATTTTTCTAACCTTCATTGTGTCGACTTCAAGTTCAATAATTTTTTGATTTAAATTAGAAATTAACTCATTTCTTTTTTCATCATTTATAATAATTTCTTTATCTAAGACGCATTTATTTATTTTACTTGTAATTTTTGAAATTTTTTTAAAATTTTTATGCCTTTTAAATTCTAAAGATTTTTCATTTAAATCAGTTATTAATAATTCTAACTTATTAATTTTTATCTCCAATTTTTCAAGTAATTCCTTTTTATTTACAATTTTAGTTGTTTCTTCTGGATTGAGACTCAATATGTGTTTTATCTGAGTTTTAATTTTATTTGTCTGTTTTTGATTTTTTTTCTTTACAAAACTAACAACCCCAGAATCAATTAATACTTTTTCTACATTTGCAATATCAAAGGGTTTTTTAAAAAAGGCTTTTTGGTCATCAATAGCTTCTTGAATTGGTTTATAAACAATTGAACCTTCACTTATTCATCCGTTAGTCTCTAACATACCAGTAAATGTTTTTGTAATAACTGATTTTCCAGAACCAGATTCACCAACAATTGCTAAAATTTCACCATCATATAAATCAAACGAAACACTCCTAATAGCGGTTAAAATTCTGTTTCTAACCCGAAACTTTACTTCCACATCTTTTACAGATAATATCTTATTTGGCTTTTGCATTTTATCTCCTTTTGGTATTTATGTAACATTGATGATAAATATTATGTTTAAAAATTTTTAAAAGTTGTAACATTATATAAAAGGTTCATTATGCTAAAAGATTCAACACAAAAAACAAATTCACATAACAATAAAGCATCAAATTTTGAAAGAGAAACCTTACAAAAAGTAACAACTTATAAAAGTGCTAAAAAACTAAGGTATTATGACTATTTAATTGTTTTAGTTATTTCATTGTCCTATATCGGGTTAACTTTTCTAATCGACCATTTAATAAATAAAAGCACTAAAAATTATTGAGAATATTTAATAACATCTGGTTTTATAGTTTTATCCATTTGTTGAGTAATATTAGGTTTAATGCGAAGTCGCATGTCCTTAAGATACCATAATAATAAATTACAAAGATATCAACCTACTTTTAGCCCTCAAGAAGGATTAAACAGAAGAATTTCAAAAATAGTTTTATTAATTTCTTTAGTTTTGTTAATGTGCAGTATTGTTTTGTGAACTTGTAAATTTATTATATAAATTTTAAAAGTTTTTTATTCATTATTTTCTGATTGATTAGGTGCTTCTGATTTTTTTGTTGAACCACCACTTTCATTTGGTTCATTAGCATCAACTTCTTTAATTTCATTTCTTAATTCACCGGTAACGAATTGTGATTTTTCTTTTGCTTTAATTGTAAAATAAGCATAATTTGTTGAAGATTTGGCTGTAATTTCGATAGTAATATCGTCTTCTTCAGTTAATTTTTCATCTATTCTTGCATTTAAAGCTTTTATAATGTCTTCTTTGCTAGGTGTTTCTTCTGAAGGTTTACCTAGATCTAAAATAATTTTAGATAAATCTTTTTTTTCAAAAGCAACAACTTTAATTTTTATTTTTATATCTAGAGCATTTTCATAACTTACTGTTATGAAAGCATCTCCTATTCCAATACCTTCAATTGAAATTTCATTTTCTACCACCTCAGCAGTTAATACTTTTGGATCAGAAGAAACAACTTTTAAAGTTGAACCTTCAATACTATTATTGATTGCAATGGGTAATGAAGTTTTTTGTCCAATATCAATTTGATTAAGTGTAGAAGGGTTACCTAATGATACTAATGATGCTGGAATAGTTTTTTCACAAGAAATAACAACTGTTGAAGTTGTAACAACTAATCCTATAGCACTTAATGATTTAATAAGTTTTTTCATTTTTTTCACCTTTTATTTTATTTTAAAAATAAAATATTCCCTTCTTTTAAATGTCCTGGGTTTTCTTTTATTTCTTTTCTTTGTTCTCTAACAAAATCTCTTCATTTTAAATTTTGATCTCTTGTTCAAAGCTGTTCATTTTTTCTTCTTAAGAAAGTGCGATCAGCTGAATTTCCGTAAATAGCATTACCACCTGTAAAGTTTCTTAAATAGTTAACAGTAAAAGATTTATAAGCATTTGTAGAAAATCAAGGTGTTTGAAGAGCATTTTCAAAAAAGAAATTATACTCTTGTTCTGCAAATGCTTCATATCTTTGTTTAACATCTAAATCATTATTAAGATCAATTTGTTTAACCTTTGTATCATAGTCTGTTAAATCTTCAACAAGTTTGTCAAACTCAGTTGTACGAACTACATCTTGGTATTTTGTGTGTTCACCATTAATTAATCGGTTTGTTCCAGAATAATGGCTCATACTTCCTTTTATTCTTACTGTTTCTAAGAAAGTGTATGGATCTGCATAATCAGGTCCTCAACCAGAAATAGCAATGTCATAACGACCTTCTCCATTCCTTGCTGAGTAATCATTATTATCAATTGGGACAAAACTTTCAATTTGAATAGGGTTATCTTTAACTGCATTGAAATTATTAAACGTTGATTGAAAAAATGGACTATTAGAATTAGTACCACTTGGGTCCATTAAAACTCTTAATTCAACCTTGTTGTTTTTATTTCGAGCAATTTTATTATCATCAATAAATTTATTAACATCAGAAATAACATCTTCTTGATTTTTGTGATTTCCATAAAGTTCTGGATGGTTTAATAAAGGATCACTCCCATTTTTTCAATCATCTTTAGTTAAACTGCCACCATGACTTTTAACTTTTTTTTCTGCTTCTTCTGCAACATACTGAGTGTAATCTTTTCCATCAGGATCTACACCTGTGCCTTCTAAAGTATATGAGTTAACAATATTTTTAGATGTTGTAGAGCCTTCTTCATCAAATCTTTTACTATAATATTTAGCGTAAGTTGATCTATTTAAATTTGTTGCGATAAAAACTCTTGCGTCTTTTGATTCTAATAGTTTACTTGCTGCAATAGCTTTATTTTTCTCTTCAGTAGTTGAATTTGTAGTTGAAAGTATATCAGTGTTAAAATAATTATAAATTATATTATAATGACTTCCAGGTACTATTTCAGAAACATATATTGATTTAAAGTTTGGGTTATCATAATCATCACCAATGTATTTTTTTCACCCAACAACATCATTTACTGAAACTCCAAATCCATCAATTTCACCTTTTTCAAACATTCTTCTAGTTGTTTCATTGTTAAAATTGGTTGTTGCGTTTAATCAAACTAAATTTTCAATTTCTGTTCTTTGTGCAAAATGATAATTTTTATTTTTTACAAATTCAATTTTCTTGTCTGGTGTAATTTCTTTTGGTAAATAAGCACCACTATAAACATCAACAGGACCATTTTCCAACTGTCCTACAATTAACTCATGAATTGGAGCAAATGGTGCGTAAGTTAAAACAGTTTCAAAATACGCTGCTGGTTTAACTAAATTATATTGAACTGTATTTTTATCATTATCAGTAATCAAACCAAAACCACCATCATCAATAGAAACTTTTTTGGTTATAAATTCATCTTTTTCTTCTTCTGATCTTTCATCATCACCTGATGACGGAGCTTTTTTATATTTAGAGTTTTTTGCAACAAATGAAATTGTTGATGAGCTCTTCATTTTTTCAATCAAAACTTTATAAACACCTAAAGCGGTTACATTTTCTACATTTTCATCGCTTGGTATAAACTCTTGGTTTTTTTCAATATTATTTAAAATAGGACCCAACAGTTCTAACATTTGCTCTGCATTTTTAATAAAAGTAGTTCATAGAGCAGTTACTTCGGAAATGTTATTGACATTAAGAATATAAGCAGCTGCATTATCAAAATCTGTTGCTTTAATTGCCCTTAAAACTTCACCTTTACCATTAAATCAATTCGCATTATCTCTAATTCTATATTTTCATGTTGTGTAGTCATTAACTCCTTCTCCAGCGTTAGAATCTTTAGCTACATAAGTGCTATTACCTGTTGCATAGCCTGATTCAAAAATGTCACCATAAGTTCTTCCATACTCATCAATTGATAATGCTCCAGCATAAAGATTACTTAAAAAACCTGCATTTGTAGTTAATTGTGTATGTGCAATATTTCAACTATCAGGGACAGATAAAAAAGCTTCGGTATATGTTTTAACATCTCTTTTACGTCCTTGGATTTTTTCTAGTGAAGCCGAGCAAGACACAACAGATGTTGATGCAATGCTAACCACAAGTCCACCAGTTAATAAAGATATAAGTGTGGATTTTTTGTAATTTGTTGTTTTCATAAATTTTACCTTTCCTTAAAATAAAATGTTATCTATGAGTTTTAGGGTCCAGTGAATCAGCTAAAACTTTTCCCATCATGTAAAACAAAAGAGATATTCCTCCAACGAAAACTAGTGGGACAATTAAAAGATATGGATACTCTTGTCAAGAGTTATCCGAAAGTACTTCGTTTAATATTGAACCTAAAGATGCTTTTTCTAATTTATTTGGTTGTATAAACCCATAACCAAGATATGCTAAACCAGAATCAATTGAAATAGCTGCTGGAAGTGCAAAAGCTATTTCTTGAATTACAATTGGTAAAATCTTAGGTAAAATGTTATTTTTTATAACTTTTGGTCCACTTGTTCCTAACACTTTTGACGCAATATTATATTCTGTTTGCTTTGTTAAAATAATTTGAATTCTCATTAACGAGGCTAAACCAATTCAACTAGTGATCGATACTGCAAAAACAATAATACCAACACCTTTTTCACCACCAGCTAAGAATATAATTACAAGTCACAAAATCATATCAGGGATAATGGTAATAAATCTAGTTACTTCTAAAAATAACATATCTAACTTAGCATAAAAACCTCAAATAGCTCCGATTATTAGTCCTAAAACAATTTGAATTGAAAAAACCATAGCTGCAAAAAACAGAGTAGTTCTAGACCCAATTCAAACTTTATTTCAAATGTCTTCTCCTAATTTACCAGTGCCAAACCAATGCTGTGCCGATGGTCCATGTGGTAAAGATGGTTGTGATAATAGTGGAACAGCTGGTTTTCCAACAGCTATTGTAAAACTCATTAATAAAAAAATAACTAAAAGACTAAAACATGTAATAAATAAATAACTTGAAAAAGCTTTTTTAAAAACAGTTTTTCAGTAACTATAAGGCTTAGTATAAATGTGCTCTGCTTGTTTTACATCATCACCAACCCATTCAAATAAGTTGGAGTCAATATTGTAAATATCTAAATTAAATTTTTTGGATTTTATATATTCCATATTAACCTCTTTCTTAACTTAATTTAACTCTTGGATCTAGAATCGCTAAAAGTAAATCTCCAATAAGGTTAGCAAAAATACCAAGAAAAGATGAAATAACGACAAATCCCATAACTGTAAATAAATCTTTACTTCCCATCGCGCCTATTACAAAGTAAGTCATTCCCTGAATATTTCAAGTTCTTTCAATCAATAAACTAGTTCCAAAAATTGTAAAAATAAAAGCTCCAGGCATTCCCCTTACCATTCTAATAAATGAATTTCTAAAAACATGTACAAAAAATACATATTTTTCTCCCATTCCTTTAGCTGTCGCAAATCTAGTATAATCAGCATTCATTTCATCAACAACATATCTTCTTGTCATAAAAGCTACACCAGGAACCATTAATAAAATAATGGCTAAAATTGGGAACATTCGCGTATAAAGACCACCAGTTGTTCAAGAAGTGTGTGAGCCCAAACCCATTGATATTTCATAAAATACTTTAATAGTAACAAGTGTTGGCAAAGCAAACATAATCAAACTATATCAATTAATAACATTGTCAGCTGTTTTGTCTTTTTTTATTGCAGCATATACCCCCAGCGGAATACCAAGGATGTAACCAAATGATGTACCTATGAATCCTACAACAAAAGATATTTTCATCCCACTAGAAAATATTTCCGAGACTGGAGTAAATATTGGTTTGTTGGTAGGTTTTAAAGCTAAACCTAAATAAAATCACTTAACAACAGGTGTTGTTTCAATGTTTCCTGTTATGTCATTTAATATTGGACTAGTTTGAACAGTTTTAGGGAAAAGTGGTGTTACATTTTTTAAGTAATTTAATATTTGATATATTAATGGGCCA from the Entomoplasma ellychniae genome contains:
- the rpsG gene encoding 30S ribosomal protein S7; amino-acid sequence: MRKNQAEKRDVLADPKYNSKLVTRAINKIMLDGKRGIAQTIIYDAFDIIKEKTGQDPVEIFNKAIENIQPHLELKVRRIGGANYQVPVEVSAERQITLALRWLISYSRLRNEKVMTIKLANEIIDASNNMGGSVKKREDTHKMAEANKAFAHYRW
- the rpsL gene encoding 30S ribosomal protein S12, producing MPTINQLVKTNRKAKTWKTKAPALNRGVNSLKKKVTKVSSPQKRGVCTRVATMTPKKPNSALRKYARVRLTNGMEVNAYIPGEGHNLQEHSVVLIRGGRVKDLPGVRYHIVRGTLDTQSVNNRQKSRSLYGTKKPKK
- a CDS encoding IS3 family transposase, with the protein product MSRIGNSLDNRESEYFFGSLKKECLNKINTKTMKLKEIYNNLKSYISWYNNNIMWRWWIINPTFTSIS
- the oppF gene encoding oligopeptide ABC transporter ATP-binding protein OppF, giving the protein MLKDDKEVLLNVRDLVIEFRNKGRKFQAVKNVSFDIYKQEIFGLVGESGSGKTTIGRAIAGVQEIKDGSIYLDNQIVAGQPTSLYKLNQQINKNIYVIENKYIVNCNYIEKLIFQLKLSYVKYKDNPEMLIKANWKKVFASSKIALIHHLTKDCLKFINQNIKNFERINQFVTNIHNYIPEVPIELENSILAKNVDTKDIFLKLKEKISLDFFDLDEIQNKVNEVIKNKKQTSFIELLHFIFTKLELIKLNNDKILRRINIAKHLEKQNLDLSAPRDNKNKIIKSYYDQIYIKKLDFKLALVDVINQKISISKEAKILNDKLAEESNDNQELIDLYITDLNIIKEFWKWKNKKIALNERQTNNIVELIKYLKLPSIDDLVQESYLFSIPTKQQKRQNRKNIQMIFQDPGSSLNERMSVENVIAEGLENFQELYKSDEILDEYIDYYNSQELNNIISKDNIKNFNEVKKYVILKLIESVGLLPEHLSRYPHEFSGGQKQRIGIARSLALKPKIIIADEPISALDVSIRAQVLNLFQQFKEDYGLTYFFVTHDLSVVKFIADRIAVIYHGEIVEMALAEELFKNPLHPYTKSLLSAIPVPDPDYVFDKELIEYRPWKEHYDYIFDMPKFVEFSDNHFVLANKREIEKMKKS
- the oppD gene encoding oligopeptide ABC transporter ATP-binding protein OppD; amino-acid sequence: MQKPNKILSVKDVEVKFRVRNRILTAIRSVSFDLYDGEILAIVGESGSGKSVITKTFTGMLETNGWISEGSIVYKPIQEAIDDQKAFFKKPFDIANVEKVLIDSGVVSFVKKKNQKQTNKIKTQIKHILSLNPEETTKIVNKKELLEKLEIKINKLELLITDLNEKSLEFKRHKNFKKISKITSKINKCVLDKEIIINDEKRNELISNLNQKIIELEVDTMKVRKMNNFEKNTLRKVIAAIEAFIDSDIAISESLQKQIDNYFTNKSFLSNLEFELKAIYDQIINHKTVDKEHFINLMFDWDQISKNYITNKKNANKSMRELRGKTIATIFQDPMTSLNPLLTVGFQITEILRRQSHYSREEAKKQAIILLEQVGIPDAKTRYKDIPGQYSGGMRQRVVIAIALACKPKILICDEPTTALDVTIQAQILKLIKDLQKIYKFSVIFITHDLGVVASIADRVAVMYAGQIVEIGTSHEIFKQPKHPYTWALLLSLPQLGTKGERIYSIAGTPPSLFNEIKGDAFAPRNKHALAIDYIHEPPMFKVTETHYAKTWLLHDNSKKVEPPKEILERIKKGS
- a CDS encoding ABC transporter substrate-binding protein produces the protein MKTTNYKKSTLISLLTGGLVVSIASTSVVSCSASLEKIQGRKRDVKTYTEAFLSVPDSWNIAHTQLTTNAGFLSNLYAGALSIDEYGRTYGDIFESGYATGNSTYVAKDSNAGEGVNDYTTWKYRIRDNANWFNGKGEVLRAIKATDFDNAAAYILNVNNISEVTALWTTFIKNAEQMLELLGPILNNIEKNQEFIPSDENVENVTALGVYKVLIEKMKSSSTISFVAKNSKYKKAPSSGDDERSEEEKDEFITKKVSIDDGGFGLITDNDKNTVQYNLVKPAAYFETVLTYAPFAPIHELIVGQLENGPVDVYSGAYLPKEITPDKKIEFVKNKNYHFAQRTEIENLVWLNATTNFNNETTRRMFEKGEIDGFGVSVNDVVGWKKYIGDDYDNPNFKSIYVSEIVPGSHYNIIYNYFNTDILSTTNSTTEEKNKAIAASKLLESKDARVFIATNLNRSTYAKYYSKRFDEEGSTTSKNIVNSYTLEGTGVDPDGKDYTQYVAEEAEKKVKSHGGSLTKDDWKNGSDPLLNHPELYGNHKNQEDVISDVNKFIDDNKIARNKNNKVELRVLMDPSGTNSNSPFFQSTFNNFNAVKDNPIQIESFVPIDNNDYSARNGEGRYDIAISGWGPDYADPYTFLETVRIKGSMSHYSGTNRLINGEHTKYQDVVRTTEFDKLVEDLTDYDTKVKQIDLNNDLDVKQRYEAFAEQEYNFFFENALQTPWFSTNAYKSFTVNYLRNFTGGNAIYGNSADRTFLRRKNEQLWTRDQNLKWRDFVREQRKEIKENPGHLKEGNILFLK
- the oppC gene encoding oligopeptide ABC transporter permease OppC yields the protein MEYIKSKKFNLDIYNIDSNLFEWVGDDVKQAEHIYTKPYSYWKTVFKKAFSSYLFITCFSLLVIFLLMSFTIAVGKPAVPLLSQPSLPHGPSAQHWFGTGKLGEDIWNKVWIGSRTTLFFAAMVFSIQIVLGLIIGAIWGFYAKLDMLFLEVTRFITIIPDMILWLVIIFLAGGEKGVGIIVFAVSITSWIGLASLMRIQIILTKQTEYNIASKVLGTSGPKVIKNNILPKILPIVIQEIAFALPAAISIDSGLAYLGYGFIQPNKLEKASLGSILNEVLSDNSWQEYPYLLIVPLVFVGGISLLFYMMGKVLADSLDPKTHR
- the oppB gene encoding oligopeptide ABC transporter permease OppB, with product MEIIKEELENLIEKVSDNPLNKKSSHKILYQINHGFQESVLILDEFCKKHSLLTYSLKRIFFALITIYLAIIVVFWMISFVVKDEVLIADLSSKFAKMGIERGDTRYNKILENRKEALGVSGPLIYQILNYLKNVTPLFPKTVQTSPILNDITGNIETTPVVKWFYLGLALKPTNKPIFTPVSEIFSSGMKISFVVGFIGTSFGYILGIPLGVYAAIKKDKTADNVINWYSLIMFALPTLVTIKVFYEISMGLGSHTSWTTGGLYTRMFPILAIILLMVPGVAFMTRRYVVDEMNADYTRFATAKGMGEKYVFFVHVFRNSFIRMVRGMPGAFIFTIFGTSLLIERTWNIQGMTYFVIGAMGSKDLFTVMGFVVISSFLGIFANLIGDLLLAILDPRVKLS